One window from the genome of Carnobacteriaceae bacterium zg-84 encodes:
- a CDS encoding IS30 family transposase has product MQEYYNTKGKHITEKERYFIEKWKKEGKSNKEISRLLGKNHQTINNEIKRGLIDLSFHGGTKEYSAQKAQNDYHRLRLAVGRTDTSTVEKETIIKEKIMDKYSPEMISQLPDMPSCTTIYSWVYKGWISGISRKLLLYPRKHKPIKFNEKRPPRKANALSIEQRPQKINERKEIGHFEIDLVILNKKRGQQLLTLTDRKTRYEIIRLIPDKTAQSVNTALTSIQQDYLIRSLTADSGSEFLKLDEAITYPIYYAHPFSSYERGSNENANQLIRRWFPKGTTTVTPNEVTAIEQWINHYPRKLFNYVCSYDLPEVANLLL; this is encoded by the coding sequence ATGCAAGAATACTATAACACAAAAGGCAAACATATAACAGAAAAAGAACGTTACTTCATCGAAAAATGGAAAAAAGAAGGTAAAAGCAATAAAGAAATCAGTCGATTATTGGGAAAAAATCACCAAACCATCAATAATGAAATCAAACGTGGACTTATCGATTTATCTTTTCATGGTGGCACTAAAGAATACTCTGCTCAAAAGGCACAAAACGATTATCATCGTTTACGTTTAGCCGTAGGTAGAACAGATACTTCAACGGTAGAAAAAGAAACCATCATCAAAGAAAAAATCATGGATAAATATTCCCCTGAAATGATTAGCCAATTACCTGATATGCCCTCTTGTACAACGATTTACTCATGGGTATACAAAGGGTGGATAAGTGGTATTTCACGTAAACTTTTACTTTATCCTAGAAAACATAAACCGATAAAATTCAATGAAAAACGACCACCAAGAAAGGCTAATGCCCTCTCTATCGAACAGCGACCACAAAAGATTAACGAGAGAAAAGAAATCGGGCATTTTGAAATAGATTTAGTGATTTTAAACAAGAAACGTGGACAACAATTATTGACATTAACAGACAGAAAAACACGATATGAAATCATTCGTCTTATTCCTGATAAAACGGCTCAAAGTGTGAATACCGCTTTGACGTCTATTCAACAAGACTATTTAATCCGCTCTTTAACAGCTGATAGTGGTTCTGAATTTTTAAAATTAGACGAAGCCATCACTTATCCTATTTATTACGCACATCCATTCTCTTCTTATGAACGAGGTAGTAACGAAAATGCAAATCAATTGATTAGACGATGGTTTCCAAAAGGCACAACAACCGTTACTCCTAACGAAGTAACGGCTATTGAACAATGGATAAATCATTATCCACGTAAATTATTTAACTATGTATGTTCTTATGATTTACCTGAGGTGGCTAACTTACTATTGTAA
- a CDS encoding GA module-containing protein, with the protein MFNKKKDRFSIRKFKTGVGSIFLGSFLLITPQVFAHGVENTELTTEATNASVVEKPKTTTAEEKTASETEKQTKEKAKNITFEDFKKMTTEEIKALTVEDFEQLNLTDEIVESLSLEQQKALTLSKNFQNYKSKQKKNIEGNKFRDGGVISDTEYGWNSREGNDSNIVKDSIDVKVEWLGDNGSGQNRVRVTANINKKHDWWKEPLFYVTVPEGLTVTSVSMAENTSSYFYSDGNVLNDWATSIHRLSREKGKRSYVEKTVSYGYKNDGFEGRWRDTIGWHMEKSWNTTPSEIDRINSIKNRTKGILSFETEETTLDYRITYTATVDSSIKSADEVALIAGFKSNQLPIGSAQNYARAYLKVYKEATPVQPAPTPSPSSNPASVTFSSSPTESTELIMWAGVRTDKDVKLIDVEAGDPPVIYLADDSSDHPGIEAKFTGNLAPTKPIFHYDKAKKEFYLKAGSIFGHGNSATPGGFNKRIVANTSKDRIDNPLARSGKIRFMYFHIPEDVTIDKNSKLIAKSDLQEELLKLVKYEAAYKEQADATTFIINRMRNGSGKEVDKITDLNGLGNTLEVTAVTKDGFEKNITVTLNILDKEATKKSIDELKKEIDDSNNRRDDLTEEEKQAAAEATRLAAEDAKNKIDGANDISNLKRIKAEADKKIYEKHRVAAKDKPNAIEEIDQEKRKQDEEINNSSLSESEKQAAKDKIAKEAEKAKEAINNSPTRDKVNEAKNAGIEAMKLPKAKQAAVTALAQAQNEANAAIAANDNLSPEEKAKAKKEVDDATSAAIDAINKATNSEGITAGQTEGLGKIELAKAKAEAVGNLEKAKADAKAAIEQNGHLSSEQKDKAKGEVDAATTEAIEAVGNATDKEGVTAAETSATPKVDLAKAKAEAIEALAARVESANSEIDNAQGLDNSQKKH; encoded by the coding sequence ATGTTTAATAAGAAAAAAGACAGATTTTCGATTAGGAAATTTAAGACAGGAGTAGGATCGATTTTCCTAGGATCTTTTCTTTTGATAACACCGCAAGTATTTGCACACGGAGTAGAAAACACAGAACTAACAACAGAAGCAACTAATGCCAGCGTAGTAGAAAAACCAAAAACAACCACAGCAGAAGAGAAAACAGCTTCAGAAACAGAAAAACAAACAAAAGAAAAAGCAAAAAATATCACATTTGAAGACTTTAAAAAAATGACAACAGAAGAAATTAAGGCACTTACTGTTGAAGATTTTGAACAATTAAACCTTACAGATGAAATAGTAGAAAGTCTATCGCTTGAACAACAAAAAGCTTTGACGCTTTCTAAAAACTTCCAAAATTACAAAAGCAAGCAAAAGAAAAACATTGAAGGAAATAAATTCCGTGATGGAGGAGTTATAAGTGATACAGAGTATGGATGGAACTCAAGAGAAGGAAACGATAGCAACATAGTAAAAGACTCTATCGATGTAAAAGTAGAATGGCTTGGAGATAATGGAAGTGGACAAAATAGAGTTAGAGTAACAGCAAATATCAATAAAAAACATGACTGGTGGAAAGAACCATTATTTTATGTTACTGTACCAGAAGGACTAACAGTAACATCCGTGTCTATGGCAGAAAATACTTCATCTTATTTTTATTCAGATGGAAATGTACTTAATGATTGGGCAACTTCTATACATAGATTATCACGAGAAAAAGGAAAGAGAAGTTATGTTGAAAAAACAGTAAGTTATGGTTATAAAAATGATGGATTTGAAGGTCGTTGGAGAGATACAATAGGCTGGCACATGGAGAAGAGTTGGAATACAACTCCAAGTGAAATAGATAGAATAAACAGCATCAAAAATAGAACTAAAGGAATTTTATCATTTGAAACAGAAGAAACAACTTTAGATTATCGAATCACCTACACAGCAACTGTAGATAGTAGTATAAAAAGTGCTGATGAAGTTGCGTTAATTGCTGGATTTAAATCTAACCAACTACCTATAGGATCTGCACAAAATTATGCTCGTGCTTATCTGAAAGTTTACAAAGAAGCTACTCCTGTACAACCAGCACCAACACCGAGTCCATCTTCAAATCCAGCTTCAGTTACATTTTCAAGCTCGCCTACTGAGTCTACTGAATTAATCATGTGGGCAGGTGTTCGAACTGATAAAGACGTTAAGCTTATTGATGTAGAAGCAGGAGACCCACCTGTTATCTACCTGGCAGATGATTCATCAGATCACCCAGGAATAGAAGCAAAATTCACGGGAAATCTAGCTCCTACTAAACCTATATTCCATTATGATAAAGCAAAAAAAGAATTTTATCTTAAAGCAGGTAGTATATTTGGTCATGGAAATAGTGCTACTCCAGGAGGATTCAACAAACGTATTGTAGCAAATACTAGTAAGGATAGAATTGATAACCCACTTGCAAGAAGTGGGAAAATTAGATTTATGTATTTTCACATACCAGAAGATGTAACGATAGATAAAAACAGCAAATTAATAGCCAAGAGTGATTTACAAGAAGAACTTTTAAAATTAGTAAAATATGAGGCTGCTTATAAAGAACAAGCAGATGCAACTACATTCATAATTAACAGAATGAGAAATGGATCTGGGAAAGAAGTTGATAAGATAACTGACTTGAATGGTCTGGGAAATACTCTTGAAGTAACAGCTGTAACAAAGGATGGTTTTGAAAAAAATATCACTGTAACCCTAAATATCTTAGACAAAGAAGCTACTAAAAAATCAATTGATGAATTAAAAAAAGAAATAGATGATTCTAATAATAGAAGAGATGATCTAACAGAGGAAGAAAAACAAGCTGCAGCAGAAGCGACAAGATTAGCTGCAGAGGATGCAAAAAACAAAATTGATGGAGCAAATGATATATCAAATCTAAAAAGGATCAAAGCAGAAGCAGATAAAAAAATATATGAGAAGCATCGTGTAGCAGCAAAAGATAAACCAAATGCAATAGAAGAAATTGATCAAGAAAAAAGAAAACAAGATGAAGAAATAAATAATTCTTCACTATCAGAATCAGAAAAACAAGCTGCAAAAGATAAAATAGCAAAAGAAGCAGAAAAAGCTAAAGAAGCAATCAATAATTCGCCAACTAGAGATAAAGTCAATGAAGCGAAAAATGCTGGAATAGAGGCTATGAAATTACCTAAAGCAAAACAAGCAGCAGTAACAGCATTAGCCCAAGCCCAAAATGAAGCAAATGCAGCAATAGCAGCAAATGACAATCTAAGTCCAGAAGAGAAAGCAAAAGCTAAAAAAGAAGTAGATGATGCGACAAGTGCAGCAATCGATGCAATAAATAAAGCAACAAATAGCGAAGGAATAACAGCTGGACAAACAGAAGGATTAGGCAAAATCGAGTTAGCGAAAGCAAAAGCAGAAGCAGTAGGGAATTTAGAAAAAGCAAAAGCAGATGCCAAAGCAGCAATCGAACAAAATGGACACTTAAGCAGCGAACAAAAAGACAAAGCTAAGGGTGAAGTAGATGCAGCTACAACTGAAGCGATCGAAGCAGTAGGTAATGCAACAGACAAAGAAGGTGTAACAGCAGCAGAAACTAGTGCAACACCAAAAGTTGACTTAGCGAAAGCAAAAGCCGAAGCGATCGAAGCCCTAGCAGCAAGAGTAGAGAGTGCAAATAGTGAAATAGATAATGCCCAAGGTTTAGATAATTCTCAAAAGAAGCATTAA
- a CDS encoding GA module-containing protein, with product MSTDSGSKQAAVTALAQAQNEANAAIAANDNLSPEEKAKAKKEVDDATSAAIDAINKATNSEGITAGQTEGLGKIELAKAKAEAVGNLEKAKADAKAAIEQNGHLSSEQKDKAKGEVDAATTEAIEAVGNATDKEGVTAAETSATPKVDLAKAKAEAIEALAARVESANSEIDNAQGLDNSQKEALKTR from the coding sequence GTGTCAACAGATTCAGGATCAAAACAAGCAGCAGTAACAGCATTAGCCCAAGCCCAAAATGAAGCAAATGCAGCAATAGCAGCAAATGACAATCTAAGTCCAGAAGAGAAAGCAAAAGCTAAAAAAGAAGTAGATGATGCGACAAGTGCAGCAATCGATGCAATAAATAAAGCAACAAATAGCGAAGGAATAACAGCTGGACAAACAGAAGGATTAGGCAAAATCGAGTTAGCGAAAGCAAAAGCAGAAGCAGTAGGGAATTTAGAAAAAGCAAAAGCAGATGCCAAAGCAGCAATCGAACAAAATGGACACTTAAGCAGCGAACAAAAAGACAAAGCTAAGGGTGAAGTAGATGCAGCTACAACTGAAGCGATCGAAGCAGTAGGTAATGCAACAGACAAAGAAGGTGTAACAGCAGCAGAAACTAGTGCAACACCAAAAGTTGACTTAGCGAAAGCAAAAGCCGAAGCGATCGAAGCCCTAGCAGCAAGAGTAGAGAGTGCAAATAGTGAAATAGATAATGCCCAAGGTTTAGATAATTCTCAAAAAGAAGCATTAAAAACAAGGTAA